The Ignavibacteriales bacterium genome includes a region encoding these proteins:
- a CDS encoding bifunctional 5,10-methylene-tetrahydrofolate dehydrogenase/5,10-methylene-tetrahydrofolate cyclohydrolase, whose amino-acid sequence MPAQIIDGKKISEDIRREVKERTALLKSEKGIVPGLAFILVGEDPASQSYVRSKGKACEEMGFYSVTERMPANTSEAALLAKVDEFSRDPNIHGLLVQLPLPRQISEQKVIEAIDPRKDVDGFHPVSIGRLVAGGKGFRSCTPAGIQELLIRSGNDPSGKHVVVAGRSNIVGKPIANILLQKQKWANAVVTVVHTGASDLSAYTRMADILIAAIGKPECITGSMLKEGVVVIDVGINRVNDPSAKNGYRLVGDVHFESACRVAGAITPVPGGVGPMTIAMLLSNTLHAAEGILQ is encoded by the coding sequence ATGCCCGCACAGATTATTGATGGCAAGAAGATTTCCGAAGACATCAGGCGTGAGGTAAAAGAACGCACGGCTCTCCTTAAATCGGAAAAGGGGATCGTGCCGGGACTCGCGTTTATCCTCGTCGGCGAAGACCCTGCCTCTCAGTCCTATGTCCGGAGCAAAGGCAAGGCCTGTGAGGAAATGGGCTTCTATTCTGTGACCGAGAGGATGCCGGCGAACACGTCTGAGGCTGCGCTCCTTGCAAAAGTGGACGAGTTCAGCCGGGACCCGAACATCCATGGGCTGCTGGTGCAGCTTCCGCTTCCGCGCCAAATCAGCGAGCAAAAGGTCATTGAGGCCATCGATCCGCGGAAGGATGTCGACGGATTTCACCCGGTCAGTATCGGTAGGCTTGTGGCAGGGGGGAAGGGATTCCGATCCTGCACGCCGGCTGGCATCCAGGAGCTTCTGATTCGGAGCGGTAATGACCCCTCCGGAAAACACGTCGTCGTTGCCGGACGAAGCAACATCGTCGGGAAACCTATCGCAAACATCCTGCTGCAGAAACAGAAATGGGCGAACGCCGTGGTCACGGTTGTTCACACCGGTGCGAGCGATCTCTCCGCCTATACGCGGATGGCCGACATCCTCATCGCTGCCATCGGCAAGCCCGAGTGTATCACCGGTTCCATGCTGAAAGAGGGAGTCGTCGTCATCGACGTCGGGATTAACCGCGTGAACGATCCGTCAGCTAAGAACGGCTACCGGCTCGTTGGAGACGTCCATTTCGAATCCGCCTGCCGTGTGGCTGGCGCAATCACGCCCGTCCCCGGCGGTGTCGGGCCCATGACGATCGCCATGCTCCTCAGCAATACACTCCATGCCGCCGAGGGTATTCTCCAGTAG
- a CDS encoding TIGR00282 family metallophosphoesterase — protein sequence MSKHLNIFFVGDINGKPGLTLASTLLKQYIKKYEIDFCVANGENVNEGKSISEQDAKELFAMGVHVITSGNHIWDRWQVKTLLATERNLLRPLNYPKENPGFGYVVYDLKEKGHVGVINLQGRTFMQPIDDPFKAADWAVSKIANETKIILIDMHAEATAEKMALAWHLEGRISALVGTHTHIPTADARILPKGTAYITDVGMTGPYDSVIGLRKEIAIKRFQHQTPYKFELAQHDVRFCGVYIQVETETGKATKIEQVIFPGF from the coding sequence TCGCCTCGACGCTCCTGAAGCAGTATATCAAGAAATACGAGATCGATTTCTGTGTCGCAAACGGCGAGAACGTCAATGAGGGGAAGAGCATCTCCGAACAGGATGCGAAAGAGCTCTTTGCCATGGGGGTCCACGTCATCACGAGTGGAAATCATATCTGGGATCGGTGGCAGGTCAAAACTCTGCTGGCAACTGAGCGAAATCTGTTGAGGCCGTTGAACTATCCGAAGGAGAACCCCGGTTTTGGATACGTGGTGTATGATCTGAAGGAAAAAGGGCACGTCGGTGTCATCAACCTGCAAGGCCGGACCTTCATGCAGCCGATTGATGATCCCTTCAAGGCGGCCGACTGGGCGGTCAGCAAGATCGCAAATGAGACCAAGATCATTCTGATCGATATGCACGCCGAAGCGACCGCTGAAAAGATGGCGCTCGCATGGCATCTGGAAGGGCGCATCAGCGCCCTCGTAGGCACTCATACACATATCCCGACGGCCGATGCGCGCATCCTCCCAAAGGGGACCGCCTACATAACGGACGTTGGAATGACCGGGCCGTATGATTCGGTGATCGGCTTGCGGAAGGAGATTGCGATCAAGCGGTTTCAGCATCAGACCCCCTACAAATTCGAGTTGGCGCAGCACGACGTCCGCTTCTGCGGCGTCTACATACAGGTTGAAACGGAAACAGGCAAGGCGACGAAAATCGAACAGGTGATTTTCCCCGGGTTCTGA